A segment of the Thermothelomyces thermophilus ATCC 42464 chromosome 7, complete sequence genome:
AGGACCAGGCCTGACCTGCATCTCTCGCAGAGTCGGAACCTGGCACTCGAAGCCGTGAGCGGCCCACATTGGAGGGCGTGTCTCGATTTTTAGGGTCAGACAATCCATTCCGTCGGCTGCAGAAAAAGGAGCCTTAGCCCCGGGTCCCGTCGTCGACTAACAATAGGCATCACTCGGTGCGCCCAGCAGAAACACTCAACGGGAGCTTGGTCAGAGCCAGAGCCGCGATTTCCTATTTTTTTGTTTCTGTCGCCACGCAACACTTTTCGCTGGGCTGTTTGATCTGTGCCTGCTAGCTGAAGAGGGCCGCTGCTTTACCAAAGCGGTTTAGCGTCCCGTGCCGTGATCCTAGCCGTTCGCCCAAACAAGCGACAGGGGACCACTTGGCCGAGTGGAACCCATAGCTGGGCCGTGGTCCGAACGCTGCCAATCTCAAATCTCGGCCTGGCGCTTTCAAGGTCGCTTTTCACCCTTCAACACCGAATTCACGCCCAAGATCGCCCAGTCAACAATCTGCTCGGCGACGCAGCGATCCAGTCTGCGCGCTTTCTAATCATCGCTGCTGCCAACAGTGACGTAACCGATACGTTTCCTCACGCCCGGCTCGTTGCCGCACGCCGGCGTACCGACAATGAAGGAGCTACTCGACACGGATCGGGTCAACTTTCTTGTTTGGAGGTTTGTCTCCTCTCACCCCCCTTTGGAACCTCTGGACCAGGCCAAACGACACCGTATAACGCGGCATGATTGCTGACTCTGCCTACTTTTGTTCGGACTTTCAGGTATCTGCTCGAATCAAGTATGTGCACTGCCGCTCCAGGCTCCTGTGGAAAGCAACTTGGGCCCGCCCTCTTTTACCTCCTGTGCGTTGCACCTGGGGGAAGGTAAGACTAACCGCCAACAGATTATCGAGAGACGGCTGCCAAGCTGCAAAAGGAATGGAGGGTGCATCAGCCTCACAGGCAGTTTGACTTTGCTGCTCATGTCAACACATATGCCCTCGTGTCACTGCTCAACAAAGGCCTCATTTACGAAGACTACCAAAGGAAATTTGCGGCTGCGCAAGAGGTACGGATGCCTCGTGCGATTTCATGCCTTTGTTCTCATTCCTCCTCTGCTTAATTATCCGGGCAGCACCTACCTTTCCTGTTGGGGTTGCACCCGGCATGGAAATGGCGGGTGCGTGTGCGCTGGTGGTGGCTTCGGGCCCAGGGGGAGGGGCGCTAGTGCCGGGGTACTGACATTTCGTTGCAGGCAGCCCGCGATGTGCCGGCAGCGGCCCAGGAGCCGCCGCGGGGGGTATTTGGGCCATTGAAATTCCAGCCCGAGGTAGTGGACGAAAATGGGGAGGACGATGAAGAATCAGAGCCAGAGCCAGAGGCCGAGGAGATCGAGAACCCACGAAAGCGGGCGGTCGAGCGGCAGCATCACCGCGAATTGTCGCATGGGTCCCCCGCAAAAAGACAGCGGCTCAGCAACGGCTACGAGAATGGGGCCGATTCAGCCACCACGCCAATGGAAATCGACCAACCGGCCGAAAACAACCACGCCTATCCGTCACCGCTCGAAGGCGAACAGGCCGAGTCCCCGCTCCTGCGCACCGAGGGCCCGTCGCGCGGCACGCAGGTCGAAAAGGTGCGAGACCTGACGCAGGACACCGTCTTTCTGCGCCTCAGCCCCGGCGAATGCCCGGATGGTAGCGAAAACCCTATTGTGCTCCTCTGCGAGTGGAACCCCCGCGACCCAACTCTCTTGGCGACCGCCGGCACAGACGCGCTAGCCCGCATCTGGACGCTGCCCTGTGGGTCCGCCCCGGATGCGGATCCTGGTCACGTGGATCCCGCCGGCCGACCGTTCCTGAGCATCGTCGAGGACGACCTGCCCAAGAATGCGGCAGTCTCCGCCATGGCGTGGAGTTCGAACGGCGAGCTCATTGCGCTTGGAACCGAGCTAGGAAG
Coding sequences within it:
- a CDS encoding uncharacterized protein (Contains conserved domain: WD40 domain, found in a number of eukaryotic proteins that cover a wide variety of functions including adaptor/regulatory modules in signal transduction, pre-mRNA processing and cytoskeleton assembly. 7 copies of the repeat are present), translating into MKELLDTDRVNFLVWRYLLESNYRETAAKLQKEWRVHQPHRQFDFAAHVNTYALVSLLNKGLIYEDYQRKFAAAQEAARDVPAAAQEPPRGVFGPLKFQPEVVDENGEDDEESEPEPEAEEIENPRKRAVERQHHRELSHGSPAKRQRLSNGYENGADSATTPMEIDQPAENNHAYPSPLEGEQAESPLLRTEGPSRGTQVEKVRDLTQDTVFLRLSPGECPDGSENPIVLLCEWNPRDPTLLATAGTDALARIWTLPCGSAPDADPGHVDPAGRPFLSIVEDDLPKNAAVSAMAWSSNGELIALGTELGSKSRVSVCSADGTSLQRFDGLDTPITNLCWSPNSNFLLAISPDVSKGVDNAGTLIHISSPSMVNSLSHVLDHDLRSDSLDATWISETEFLLCGGNLLVSFRCTEQGIVQGREFQTGKDERFSLVEFDWRSNLVATASDKGYIDIWDESGKRRSIPAHDGGVTSLKWQPLQGEPAEDERLLVSGGEDGAILIWNVRSAENKPKYSITMPPPLAVNNLSMSPDGALIAVATHDRILVWKIGDHMLPKASWVPQSGWQSPSSGSDTEDAIPCLGWDCEGKRLVYGLENRLAVISVREHER